The genome window gtggagtataagaacaaaagaaaactgaaggaacaaaacagcagcagaaacacaaaactcaaaaatggactaatagttaccaaagggaaagggactggggaggatgggtgggaagggagggataagggcaggaagaaaagaaagggggcattatgattagcatgtatagtgttggggggcacaggcagggctgtgcaacacagagatgacaagtagtgattttacagcatcttactatgttgaaggacagtgactgtgaacttggtgacaagtagtgattttacagcatcttactatgttgaaggacagtgactgtgaacagggatgtggggggaacttagtgaaggggggagcctagtaaacataatgtccttcatgtaactgtagattaatgataccaaaataaaaaataataaaaataataaaaaaattaaaaaactgttcAGTCAGttacagccagtaagtggcagagccaggattgatATCAGCTCACAATCCTGACCATGGTCCTCTGCAGAAACACAGTGACCTAATTCATAGGATAATGAATTCATAGGATAATGACCATTTGTCAGGGCTTTTATAAATGTAACACAGCATGAAGTAGACTAGGTAATATGTAGGTCCATTCCATCTCTGAGAATCTAAAAAATTAAGAGACTCATCATCAGCCACTAGATAAAGAAGGTATAACACCAATCCTAACCTTCTTCAGGCAGCatcccagagaaagacaaaatagaattctttCTTTGCACTAAAAAGGTTTCAGTGTAGGCTGGAAGTAAGACCAGGAGCTCAATTGTACCACCATCTTTGTGGCTCCCAGGAGAGTTCCAGTTTGTGCTGATGCAGAGGACAGGGACCCATATTCCAGCAAAGAGGCTAGAAGAGGTCAGCCCAGAGCTTACAGCCTGGAGACACACTCTCTAGGAAACTCTCTTGCCCATCCTTCTTCTAGGAAAGCTCTGGGAAAGATTGCTCTTGAGAACTGACTCTTCCCCCAGGGCACAGCTGTAGGAGTATGTAATGAGTCTCAACAGTTACTCAGAACTATGGCCAGAATAAAGACCTCAGGGAGTCATGTTTCAAGAGACATTGTAACCTGGTGAATTATTCctaatattctccatgctatgaGCACTTTGCTTCTTTGAAGAGCAAACCAGAGGCCTCATCTTTGAGCCCCATGTAGGACAGTTCTTTCCACCTCTTCTGCCCATGTTTAGGGAACTTGGGGCTCTTCTTTCCTAACCATCCTGGTCCTATCCCCTTCACCTTAAGTGGAGGGGACCAGAGGCCCATTCTCTAGGTTACTACTGACTCCTTTGGCAGCATGCCTGATCCCTAGGAGGAATGTTAACAGGTGTTACAGCACTGAATGTGAACTTACCTTTTGTGGAATAGGAGTGGGGGCCACAAGACCAGGACCTTTTTGATGGCATCTGGGCTGACTCCTTAGCAAGGGCTGTGGATGATAAAGAACAGAGTCTTTATGACAGTGACATGGAGGGATATATAGCCAGCAACAAACCACCTACATTATCTCTTTGACCTCCATAAACACTCCAAGAGGTAAGTAGACTTATTTTTTCATGCTACCAGATGAAAAAATGGTGAATTGAATTGCCTAAATTCACACAGAGAGGTAGGGGCAAAACTAGCACTCAAACCTTGACTCCAGAACCCACATTCTCAAGATCAGACAGAAAAAAACCTCCCTTTCTGGTAACTCCTCTTGGTCTTTGTCCCAGAAAACAGGAGGAAGTAGAGGTACTTTCTCATGTGGTTACCTCGCTTCTGACCTCTGACCACCTCCTGAAGTAGTAATATTTTTTCCAGGTTTATTGAGATAGGTTTGACATAAAACATTCTGTAAGTTTAAGGGGTACAATATTGACTTGATGTGCTTATATAGTCCTCTACATATTTTGAACTTTTGCTTTCCACCACAAATCCTTTAGTAATTACTTTTCATTATATGGGTATCTCATGGTTCCACACGCTTTACAAAATGGTCATCCACCCTTTCTCTGCCCACTTCTAAACAACTCATGTTATATACTTACtcttaataaaatgttatatatgtcTCTCCTAGAGCCTCGAGgttgtattttttattccttaCACCAGTACTACTACTTCACTGCTCAAATTACCATAGTAAATCATTTTAGTACCTGATGAGgcaatttcttccttctttttctgtattCTCAAACTATTTTTGCTCTTCATGGTTCCTTATTCATCTGTGTGCAAAACTCCTTATTTAAAAGACACCTGTGGCATTTTTATTAGGACTGCATCAAATCCATAGATTAACTGTAGAAGAATTGACATTTTTACCAGTCAGTCTTGCCATTAACCCTGTTTATCTCTCCATGTCTTTAGGTATTCTTTTTTCACCCTGAAgttatattttataacttttgaaACCAGTTGGATCTCTTTTGTTAGAATTATTTCTACATTCCTTAATATTTTCTACTGCTTGCAAATGAGAagtgtttctcaaaattatactttataattgaaaattatttaagtatAATAACAGCAGtgattgtttttaatatttagtttATATCAAACAAACTTGCTTTTACCTCTAAAGAGTCCATTAGAGATGATCTAGAGATTCCCTCTGGTTTTCTTGTAGACAATCACATTTTTTGTGAATGTAatccttttgttctttcctttccaaTTCTAATATGACAAAAAAAATTTCTAGTGTTATTTCACAAATAGGGCACTACTTCAAGTATTTTATGCAAGGACTCAGATTAGCTCTCTAGTTCATGCAGATCTGTGGCCACATCTGCTGTAGCAACAGAGAATTAACACACCAGCCTCCTGCCTTTTGGGCCTGATTTGCAGTTGGAAATCCCAAGGAGACACAAGAGCATCAACTATAGCTCACAACACTTGCTCtgagatttctttttgtttctcataCTTAGgtattcccttctttttcttttaggattagctatgtgtatttttattaattaaaatttttatctaggattttaagtgttttatttggAATGGGACATGCCAACATTGGCTTAGTCCACCACATTGCCAAGAGCCGCATCTCTAATATGCTGCACAAAATATGAACTGACCAGTTTCCAAGCCCTTTAGCTTTATGAAATCCTCTCATACCTGAGATACTATGATTCTGCATGAAGACAGGGAAAGgcattttaagagagaaaaccAAATTCCTTTAGGTACAGAGAtgaaaaaaacacattatatTTCGGGGAAATATCATTAGAAGTACATCCCCTCTGCTTAGCATGTAATGTGAACTATTGGAGACACTAAGAATTCGTGATTAAATTAATTGttgattgaattaatttttgaGGAGAATTCTCCTTAGAAAAATTGGTGAATTATTTAGGAAATCTTGGACTATAGTAACAAATAGATCACAAAATATGTAATAGTTTTCACAGAAGGAAAGTTTACTTCTCTTCTATGTAACAGTCCCAGTGGGTGTCCTTTGCGGTGAGTGGCTCCACTGGCTGtggagaatgagagaaaaaggcTCATTCCATCCTATGACTCCACTATCCCATTCAGCTGTTTCCATCTAGTTGgcacaagaggaaaaaaagtgtGGAAGAAGCCTAGAAATGGAACACATGGATGGATTAGCAAAAAACTCAGTCACATGACCATACCACAGTGCAAGGGAGCCTGGGAAGTGTAGTTCAACTGTGGGTACAAGAAGAAACAACAGGAATTGGATGAACACCTAGTAATCTCTGCCTTAATTAGTATGCATGAGAGGACAAGTGAGTCAAAGAGAACAGGATCTGTAGTCGAGCACTTGAGGGTGCATTACAGTATTTCAGGTAGAAAATGATGATCTAAGCTAAGGCTCCAAGACAATAAGTGGAAGTGTTGCATtactaaaaattattataaatgaagAATCAATAACATCTGATGTAGAAGTGAGGGATAAACtgtgttagtgtgtctgttaGTATCCTACATGTGGGGAACCCAAGAAATAAACCTTGATTTCACTCGAGAAAAACTGAGTGCAGGCTTACTGGTTCATATAACAAACACATCCAACCATGATCTCTCTGGGAGtgattaaaataaacaaagtatGGTTTCCCCCTTCCAGAAATCTTGCAGATTACTTAGATCGGATGTACATAGTATGGCTTATTGGCAGGAAGGCTGAACgcagaaataaggaaaagagagatCAAGCCTACAGACACAGATCTGAGAGTTCATAAACCAGTAGTTGAAGTAACTATGCAGTTAACTGAATGAGTCCCTGAAAGACAtaatgaagaaagtgaagaaaagagaaaagtttttcagttttctgtattAGAGAATTTTCCAAAGAGATGAAAGCTGTCAAAGAAAGTGGTGAAAGTCTTCTTTGAAAATCGACACTTGGGGAGGAAATTCCCCAGGCTTCTTTTTGCTACAACCTACATCATGTGGTCCTGTGACTTACGATCTTCTGTGTCAGTGTAAACACCTGTTACCTCCTGGGCTCTGGGATCACTTAGAGTTTGGTCATTGGAAAAATTACTTTTTCCTGGCTACTTCTTGTACTGACATACTCTTTgcactaaattatttttatcaaagaCTCCAAAATGATGTAATTTCTTTATCATCTGCAATAAAATTAATGTGTAATTCTGAGTTCTCCATTAAGTTGTAAGGCTCCTGACAACAGAAACTATGTcttaattgttgaatgaatagattaaaaatataactttcccAGCATTTATAATTTTCCCAATAGGCATAACAAAGTAGGATATGCATCATGAAAGTTAacaatttgttcattgattaaaTTCTAGGTGTTTGGTTGGTGGTTCTGAGAAGGGGAGGGATATGCTGAATCACAGATAGCTCTGTTCTCAGACGTGAGTGTCCGGGGCTAACTACAGTTAGTCCCACTGATTAACATTTCCCCCAAAATGTTGGCTATCTCTGGATTTGGAAAACTCCATTGTAGAGAGACTTGGTGACTTCAGTCAAAACTGCTTAGAGTGATCATTAGATACAGTAACTTCACTAATGTTTCTAAACAGAGGGGCCATGAGAGAAGAAAACCAATCTTCTATCCTGGATTTCATACTTCTGGGAATTACAGGTCGGCAAGAACAGGAAGATTTCTTCTTcatcctcttcctcttcatttACCCCATCACACTGATAGGAAACCTGCTCATCATCTTGGCCATTCATGCTGACATTCGCCTCCACAACCCCATGTATTTTCTCCTTGCCAACCTCTCCTTTGTTGACATCTTCTTCTCCTCTGTAACCATCCCCAAGACACTGGCCAACCACATGTTAGGCAACAAAGCCATCTCCTTTGGGGGATGCCTGACACAGATGTATTTCATGATTGCCTTGGGTAACACAGACAGCTATATCTTGGCTGTGATGGCATATGACCGTGCTGTGGCCATCAGCCGCCCACTTCATTACTCAACAGTTATGAGCCCAAGGACTTGTGTCCTGCTAGTTGTTGGGTCTTGGGTGGTTGGAAACACCAATGCGCTCCCCCACACCCTGCTCACGGCTCATCTGTCTTTCTGTGGAAACCAGGAAGTGGCCAATTTCTACTGTGACATTACCCCTTTACTCAAGCTCTCCTGTTCTGACATCCAGTTTAACGTGAAGATGATGTACCTAGGGGTTGGTGTTTTCTCTGTGCCATTACTATGCATCATCGTCTCCTATGTTCAGGTCTTTTCCACAGTCTTAAGGGTTCCATCCACCAAGGGTGTGCTCAAGGCCTTGTCCACCTGTGGGTCCCACCTCACAGTTGTTTCTTTGTATTATGGGACGGTCATGGGCATGTATTTCCGCCCTCTGACCAGTTACAGCCTAAGGGATGCAGTgatcactgtgatgtacatcgCGGTGACCCCAATGCTAAATCCTTTCATCTACAGTCTGAGAAACCGAGACATGAAGGCTGCTCTGGGGAAACTCTTCAACAAGAGAACATCCTTATAACCAACATGAAGTCATAACCAATTTTGGAAATGCACTGGAGCCTGTAGTCACCATTTTGGATGTACTTGGAAATCCATCATTGATATCCTTCTCCAAGAAGCCATCTTTGATCTTTCCAGCTAGTAATTCTTCTTCTCTGAAATCTTGTAACAATGTATATCCACCTTATTGAAACTACCACTTTGTACATATTACTGTCCTTTTGGCAGAATGGCAGCACAATTCATATCCCAGCTAAGCTTTGGACTATCAGAATAACATTAAGAAGGTCTGAAGCTTGGTTTCCACATCTATATGTCTGTCTATCTGCCCTACCACTGTCATGGGGAATGAAGATGATAATATTCCAAGATTTGAAGGCCATAAACTTCTATTCAGGTATCAATTTTTATTGCACTACTGTGTTTGCACAGTAAAACAGAAGCTATCTTAACACATCGCTGTACCTTTCACATCTTGGTCAAGAAAATGTACCCACCATTCTTGGTGGAAAGTGGggtgaatatatgaaaatatgtttctgacttaatatttaaaatgatagatATAATAAGACTGGACATTATTTACCCACCattaaaatctttaaagaaatgatttgggtagatatttttttcttctttattaaactAGACTGTTAGCAGAGAGCATACGATTCTCACTAAAATAACATTAATCAGTAGAGCTATTGCATTTTAAGTAATAACTATTCTGATTTAATTAACAATATAAAGTGCTGATTTAATTAATCAGcataaaataaatttacagtGACAAAAGTTTTGAGGgtcaaataatataaatgaagaaaaaacagcAATATTGAAAATTATGTGACCATGTTTCTCCAGCATGGCCCAGAGAAGATGAGCTTTGATTCTGCACATCCAAGCCTGATCATGTAGGTGTCATTCCCCAAACAAAGATAGCTATTCCAGCAGGTCACATGATAACCACTAAGGAACACCACTACCTATGATGTCTTATTCTGTTCATGagaaaattataaagcattttcaaaatattaatcatATATAAGTGACTTACCTTAAATATCATATTTCCAAACAGAATTACATTTTGAAGAGGTGGACTGAGTATATCTTAGAACAGTGTGCtacttgttttattatttattatttttaaaaacacaaatgataATCTATATTTAAATCACATTGCTAAGAGTTTGTACATGGATGATGGGAGGTGATGTTATTCACCTCTTAATGCTTTCTGGGTCTCTAAAACTCCAAGGATAAAAACTATCCCAGTTGTCTTCTtaaccaaaaataattttgactaaGTGCATATGAATCTGTGAATGAACAACCAAATTATGGAGGGAATGTCATGCAGAAAATTTGCAAAGTTAGTCAGACAAGATGCTAACCTAAATTTATTTTCCCCACGAGAAAGTGGAGATTTGGGATCTGctgtgttcactgctgtatcttcAGCACTTTGATAGTACTGACATCTAGTAACCACTTAATAAATTTGtagtaaatgaataagtgaatccTGCAATATTATGTTTAAATAATGAATGCAAGAAGGTTAATTTTGCTGATATGGATGAACTCAAGAAGACCAAATggta of Manis javanica isolate MJ-LG chromosome 4, MJ_LKY, whole genome shotgun sequence contains these proteins:
- the LOC108397319 gene encoding olfactory receptor 1A1 produces the protein MREENQSSILDFILLGITGRQEQEDFFFILFLFIYPITLIGNLLIILAIHADIRLHNPMYFLLANLSFVDIFFSSVTIPKTLANHMLGNKAISFGGCLTQMYFMIALGNTDSYILAVMAYDRAVAISRPLHYSTVMSPRTCVLLVVGSWVVGNTNALPHTLLTAHLSFCGNQEVANFYCDITPLLKLSCSDIQFNVKMMYLGVGVFSVPLLCIIVSYVQVFSTVLRVPSTKGVLKALSTCGSHLTVVSLYYGTVMGMYFRPLTSYSLRDAVITVMYIAVTPMLNPFIYSLRNRDMKAALGKLFNKRTSL